The following proteins are encoded in a genomic region of Rattus rattus isolate New Zealand chromosome 2, Rrattus_CSIRO_v1, whole genome shotgun sequence:
- the LOC116893680 gene encoding olfactory receptor 5AN1-like — MIKERNITEIVQFILLGFSDFPQIKVLLLVMFLTLYITTLTWNLSLVVLIRMDSYLHTPMYFFLSNLAFIDLCYISSTVPKMLSNLFQENQTISFVGCIVQYFIFSTMGLSESCLMTAMAYDRYAAICNPLLYSSIMSPTLCAQMVMGSYTAGLIGSVSQVCTLLQLQFCGPNVIRHFFCDMPQLLNLSCTDTIFAQVVLLILTMLFCLSNALAIMVSYVYIVLSIMKITSAKGRSKAFNTCASHLTAVSLFYTSSAFVYLSSSSGGSSSFDRFVSVFYTVVIPMLNPLVYSLRNKEIKDAVKRLQKKLGCCY, encoded by the coding sequence atgattaaagaaagaaacattactgagATCGTACAATTCATCCTTCTGGGATTCTCTGATTTCCCCCAAATCAAAGTACTGCTCTTAGTTATGTTCCTTACCCTTTATATTACAACGCTAACCTGGAACCTGTCCCTTGTTGTTTTAATAAGGATGGACTCCTACCTCCACACAcctatgtacttcttcctcagcaatCTGGCCTTTATAGACCTCTGCTATATCTCTTCTACAGTCCCAAAAATGCTTTCCAACCTCTTCCAGGAAAATCAAACTATCAGCTTTGTGGGCTGCATTGTTCAATACTTTATCTTTTCCACTATGGGACTGAGTGAATCTTGCCTCATGACAGCCATGGCCTATGACAGGTATGCTGCCATTTGTAATCCTCTTCTCTACTCATCCATCATGTCACCCACACTATGTGCTCAAATGGTGATGGGAAGCTACACAGCAGGACTCATAGGTTCTGTATCTCAGGTGTGTACCTTGCTGCAGCTCCAATTCTGTGGACCTAATGTCATCAGACATTTCTTCTGTGACATGCCTCAGCTATTAAATCTATCCTGCACAGACACTATTTTTGCGCAGGTAGTGCTTCTCATATTAACAATGTTGTTTTGTCTTTCAAATGCCTTAGCCATCATGGTATCCTATGTCTATATCGTCTTGTCCATTATGAAGATCACTTCAGCTAAGGGTAGGTCCAAGGCCTTCAACACTTGTGCTTCTCACCTGACAGCTGTTTCCCTATTCTACACCTCCAGTGCTTTTGTCTATTTGAGTTCCAGCTCTGGTGGCTCCTCCAGCTTTGACAGATTTGTGTCTGTCTTCTACACAGTGGTGATTCCTATGTTGAACCCTTTGGTGTATAGTCTGAGGAACAAGGAAATCAAAGATGCTGTAAAGAGGCTACAGAAGAAGCTGGGATGCTGCTACTAA